In one Fibrobacter sp. UWP2 genomic region, the following are encoded:
- a CDS encoding type I restriction enzyme HsdR N-terminal domain-containing protein, translating into MTHGTIYDPIRKKEVPNTPEERVRQATVRYLLHEVKVPEHLIAVEFPLSTIDPKTDDRVDILVHGFRTGATMDLPWLLVECKAPGEYTWEALQVQLNKYLKVITPNYVMLALGDTVRYFVINPETRRFTKIDSLPQFQ; encoded by the coding sequence ATGACCCACGGAACGATATACGACCCGATTCGCAAAAAAGAAGTCCCTAACACGCCCGAAGAACGCGTGCGTCAGGCGACAGTCCGCTATTTGCTCCACGAGGTGAAGGTGCCGGAGCATTTGATTGCGGTAGAGTTCCCGCTCTCGACGATCGACCCCAAAACGGACGATCGCGTGGATATTTTGGTGCACGGTTTTCGTACGGGCGCTACTATGGACCTCCCGTGGCTCCTGGTGGAGTGCAAGGCTCCCGGCGAGTACACCTGGGAGGCTTTGCAGGTGCAGCTTAACAAGTATCTCAAGGTCATCACGCCGAATTACGTGATGCTCGCCCTCGGCGACACTGTTCGTTACTTTGTCATTAATCCCGAAACTAGGCGTTTCACTAAAATTGATTCGCTACCGCAATTTCAGTAG